From the Accumulibacter sp. genome, one window contains:
- a CDS encoding CHAD domain-containing protein yields the protein MATETEIKLSLSAAAAQRLLELPLLAGSERSTKLLRNTYYDTADRRLRRERIVVRYRQHGRQWLLGVKTAPPLAAGLAQRGEWEAPGRAGDFDFAHVDDVAVRELLESLRDELQPVFTTRFRREAHVFAPRSGVRIEVALDRGRIEAAGRRQSIREVEIELLSGSLSDLFAVALDLQAGVPMHPEAGSKSERAYRLLDAAPLLAVKAQPVAVHADMPTMDAFRLIAVACIGHLQANEQGVRDSEEAEFVHQARVAIRRLRSAIRLWEPLLPEAFVARFDPLWQALATQLGDNRNWDVFRAETLPVLAEVFAGRVDGARLASRVQGRCASYRRVSRRALQSEDYSRLLLDFRAALVDLPVSPAGRLADFVPRCLGKRARRVNERAAAPLQTDVAARHRLRVAFKQLRYGLEFFSPLLAGPLLADYLQSATALQEMLGRLNDLAVATQLVAAVLPAASRVQVQDWLAAQTAELLPEFAQLLDDFQQRLPPWQSPERPAGDRSRSRQPAYSL from the coding sequence ATGGCCACGGAAACGGAAATCAAGCTGTCCCTGTCGGCGGCTGCGGCTCAACGATTGCTGGAACTGCCGCTGCTGGCGGGCAGCGAACGCAGCACGAAGTTGCTGCGCAACACCTACTACGACACAGCGGACCGCCGCCTGCGGCGCGAACGAATCGTCGTTCGCTACCGGCAGCACGGGCGCCAGTGGTTGCTGGGCGTGAAGACGGCGCCGCCGCTTGCTGCCGGGCTGGCGCAGCGTGGCGAATGGGAGGCGCCTGGTCGGGCAGGCGACTTCGATTTCGCGCATGTGGACGACGTCGCCGTCCGCGAGCTTCTCGAATCCCTGCGCGATGAACTGCAACCGGTGTTCACCACCCGCTTCCGGCGCGAGGCGCATGTCTTCGCGCCACGTTCCGGTGTGCGCATCGAAGTCGCGCTCGACCGCGGCCGGATAGAGGCCGCAGGACGCCGTCAGAGCATCCGTGAGGTTGAGATCGAACTGTTGTCGGGGTCACTGAGCGATCTCTTCGCTGTCGCTCTCGATCTCCAGGCCGGCGTGCCGATGCATCCCGAAGCGGGCAGCAAGTCGGAGCGCGCCTACCGCCTCCTCGATGCCGCACCCCTGCTGGCAGTCAAGGCGCAGCCGGTCGCCGTTCACGCCGACATGCCGACGATGGACGCCTTTCGTCTGATCGCGGTGGCGTGCATCGGCCATCTGCAGGCCAATGAGCAGGGTGTCCGTGACAGCGAGGAAGCGGAGTTCGTCCATCAGGCACGGGTTGCCATCCGTCGCCTGAGGTCGGCGATCCGCCTCTGGGAGCCGCTGCTGCCCGAAGCTTTCGTCGCCCGCTTCGATCCGCTCTGGCAGGCGCTGGCGACACAGCTTGGCGACAACCGAAACTGGGATGTCTTCCGTGCCGAGACCCTGCCCGTTCTGGCCGAGGTCTTCGCCGGCAGGGTTGACGGCGCTCGTCTCGCAAGCCGCGTGCAAGGCCGTTGTGCCAGCTACCGTCGGGTGAGCCGCAGGGCACTGCAGTCGGAGGACTATTCGCGGCTCTTGCTCGATTTCCGCGCCGCACTGGTCGATCTGCCCGTTTCGCCGGCTGGCCGGCTCGCCGATTTCGTTCCGCGCTGCCTGGGCAAGCGCGCACGGCGTGTCAATGAGCGCGCAGCGGCGCCGTTGCAGACCGACGTCGCCGCTCGTCATCGCCTGCGCGTCGCGTTCAAGCAGCTTCGCTACGGCCTCGAGTTCTTTTCTCCGCTGCTGGCCGGCCCATTGCTGGCCGACTACCTCCAGTCGGCGACCGCGCTGCAGGAGATGTTGGGGAGGCTCAATGACCTTGCCGTGGCGACACAACTGGTCGCCGCAGTCCTGCCGGCTGCAAGCCGGGTTCAGGTGCAGGACTGGCTGGCGGCACAGACTGCAGAGCTGTTGCCCGAGTTTGCGCAGTTGCTCGATGATTTCCAGCAGCGACTGCCGCCGTGGCAGTCGCCGGAGCGGCCGGCCGGTGACCGCTCGCGCTCGCGACAGCCTGCCTACAGCTTGTAG
- the mgtE gene encoding magnesium transporter — protein sequence MQINVETKPVGSAAYDARKKRLVETIDRLYLREAKAPLQKMISRIHPADMAAILDDLPPAHVVDIFHAIADTAMAADVFNQLPADRRTQLLTESSIEKIAGVLEHLPPDDLADLIGELPEDQREQLMALLGRDSKDEVESLLQYDPNSAGGIMTTDFFSLPHSLSVEEAIENIRSREDVEMVFYLYLTDEMGRLVGVVSLRQLLLTRAGTPLHKVMNRRVMKVTTDTDQTTVAMLVDKYRLLAIPVVDEDNVLVGMVTVDDVIDVIEEETTRDMLKMAGTSESETLTHSALKIATIRLPWLLAAFIGGLAATAVIGQYEEILGQVLVLSAFLPVIMGMAGNVGVQSATVAVRGLATGSIDVKDTLPLVLKELRVGLALGGFYGVILGIYGYFMHHSLQLGQVVGLTILGNMTGAALLAVLLPMMFQRMKVDPAVATGPFVTTAIDILGVLNYFVIASWIYKL from the coding sequence ATGCAGATCAATGTTGAAACCAAGCCCGTCGGCTCCGCCGCCTACGACGCCCGCAAAAAGCGCCTGGTGGAAACGATCGACCGGCTCTACCTGCGCGAGGCGAAGGCACCCTTGCAGAAGATGATCTCGCGCATCCATCCGGCCGATATGGCGGCGATCCTCGACGACTTGCCGCCGGCGCATGTGGTCGACATCTTTCATGCCATTGCCGACACTGCGATGGCAGCCGACGTATTCAATCAGTTGCCCGCCGACCGGCGCACCCAGTTGCTGACCGAGTCGTCGATCGAGAAGATCGCCGGAGTCCTCGAGCATCTGCCGCCGGACGACCTCGCCGACCTCATCGGGGAGTTGCCGGAAGACCAGCGCGAGCAACTGATGGCCCTGCTCGGACGCGACAGCAAGGATGAGGTCGAAAGTTTGCTGCAGTACGACCCGAACAGCGCGGGCGGCATCATGACGACCGACTTCTTCTCGCTGCCCCACAGCCTCAGCGTCGAGGAAGCGATCGAGAACATCCGCAGCCGTGAGGACGTCGAGATGGTGTTCTATCTCTACCTCACCGACGAGATGGGTCGCCTGGTCGGCGTCGTCTCGCTGCGGCAGTTGCTGCTCACGCGAGCAGGCACGCCCCTGCACAAGGTCATGAACCGGCGAGTCATGAAGGTGACCACGGATACCGACCAGACCACGGTCGCGATGCTCGTCGACAAGTATCGGCTGCTCGCCATCCCGGTGGTGGACGAGGACAACGTCCTGGTCGGCATGGTCACCGTCGACGACGTGATCGACGTCATCGAGGAAGAGACGACGCGCGACATGCTGAAGATGGCAGGTACCAGCGAGTCGGAGACACTCACCCATTCGGCCCTGAAGATCGCCACCATCCGCCTCCCCTGGTTGCTGGCGGCCTTCATCGGCGGCCTGGCGGCGACAGCGGTGATCGGACAGTACGAGGAGATCCTCGGCCAGGTGCTCGTCCTCAGCGCCTTCCTGCCCGTCATCATGGGTATGGCCGGCAACGTCGGCGTCCAGTCCGCAACCGTCGCCGTGCGCGGCCTGGCGACCGGCTCCATCGACGTCAAGGACACGCTGCCACTGGTCCTCAAGGAACTGCGCGTCGGCCTCGCTCTCGGTGGCTTCTACGGCGTCATCCTCGGCATCTATGGCTACTTCATGCACCACAGCCTGCAACTCGGGCAGGTGGTCGGTCTGACGATCCTCGGCAACATGACCGGCGCCGCCCTGCTGGCGGTATTGCTGCCCATGATGTTTCAGCGGATGAAGGTCGATCCGGCAGTGGCGACCGGCCCGTTCGTCACCACCGCCATCGACATCCTCGGTGTTCTCAACTACTTCGTCATCGCCAGCTGGATCTACAAGCTGTAG
- a CDS encoding SulP family inorganic anion transporter — MNASIVSRFLNSGLPLLATLREYRLAWLSKDSIAGLSACIVSIPSVIAYAELVHLPPIAGLYAALAAAIGYALFSSSRHVIAGPDAAIGLLAGSAILPLAGGDPARIVVLAAILGVLSGCVLLLAARLKLGVIADLLSRPVLIGYLNGASLVLIATQLGKMFGIKTEGEEFFEIVFTVIEKLPQTQVPTFILGVLLVLLLVGLARWAPRIPGALAVCAVAIVATFLFDLGSYGIALVGAVPSGVPSLTIPGVRWADLAALVPAAVAIAFLAFSDGILLAQTFAEKNGYEVRPNRELVALGSANILAGLWQGFPVSASQSRTSIVDSAGGRTQVAQLILAIGLLLFLFFLTGLIALLPKVALGAILIVTAIGMLELASLRGLYRVDRVECGIAMGVTLAILIAGVVPGIILGLLLSLISVLVEISRPDDAVLRRRLIDGKFHDCRDDEEGVESVPGLLVYRLYAPLMFANARHVMNRIRTLVDAADAPVRWLVIDAQAIHDMDVTAAQRFAELHRELADEGVDVKIADAPRPFLEELAKVGLSEEIGKMDFFVSVGKAAEAFTRQHGDAAVRAARR, encoded by the coding sequence ATGAATGCTTCCATCGTCTCCAGATTCCTTAATTCAGGCCTGCCGCTGCTCGCCACGTTGCGCGAGTATCGCCTGGCCTGGCTGAGCAAGGATTCGATCGCCGGTCTTTCCGCCTGCATCGTCTCGATTCCCTCAGTGATCGCCTACGCCGAACTCGTGCACCTGCCGCCGATCGCCGGCCTCTATGCGGCGCTGGCGGCGGCGATCGGCTATGCGCTGTTTTCCAGTTCGCGGCACGTCATCGCCGGACCGGATGCGGCAATCGGTCTGCTCGCCGGCTCGGCGATCCTGCCGCTCGCCGGTGGCGATCCGGCACGCATCGTCGTTCTGGCGGCGATCCTCGGTGTCCTGTCGGGATGCGTCCTGCTGCTTGCCGCCCGGCTGAAGCTCGGGGTCATCGCCGACCTGCTGTCGAGACCGGTTCTCATCGGCTATCTGAACGGGGCGTCGCTGGTCCTCATCGCCACCCAGTTGGGCAAGATGTTCGGCATCAAGACCGAAGGCGAGGAGTTCTTCGAGATCGTCTTCACGGTCATCGAGAAGCTGCCGCAGACGCAGGTTCCCACCTTCATTCTCGGCGTGCTGCTGGTTCTCCTGCTGGTCGGGCTGGCGCGCTGGGCGCCACGGATTCCCGGCGCGCTGGCGGTGTGTGCGGTGGCGATCGTCGCCACCTTTCTTTTCGATCTCGGCAGCTACGGCATCGCTCTGGTCGGCGCCGTGCCTTCGGGCGTGCCGAGCCTGACGATTCCCGGCGTGCGCTGGGCAGACCTCGCGGCGCTGGTGCCGGCGGCGGTGGCGATTGCCTTTCTCGCCTTTTCGGACGGTATCCTGCTGGCGCAGACCTTTGCCGAAAAGAACGGCTACGAGGTGCGGCCGAATCGCGAGCTCGTCGCCCTCGGTTCGGCGAACATCCTCGCCGGTCTCTGGCAGGGCTTTCCGGTTTCCGCCAGCCAGTCGCGGACCTCGATCGTCGATTCGGCCGGCGGTCGGACACAGGTGGCGCAGCTGATCCTGGCGATTGGGCTGCTGCTGTTCCTCTTTTTCCTCACCGGGCTGATCGCCCTGCTGCCGAAGGTCGCGCTGGGAGCGATCCTGATCGTCACCGCGATCGGCATGCTGGAACTGGCCTCGCTGCGCGGCCTGTACCGGGTCGATCGGGTCGAGTGCGGCATCGCGATGGGCGTGACGCTGGCGATCCTGATCGCCGGCGTCGTACCGGGGATCATCCTTGGACTGTTGCTGTCGCTGATTTCGGTTCTTGTCGAGATCTCGCGACCCGACGACGCAGTGCTGCGCCGGCGTCTCATCGACGGCAAGTTCCATGATTGCCGGGACGACGAGGAGGGTGTGGAAAGCGTGCCCGGGCTGCTGGTCTACCGACTCTACGCGCCGCTGATGTTCGCCAACGCCCGGCATGTCATGAACCGCATCCGGACCCTGGTCGATGCGGCCGACGCGCCGGTGCGCTGGCTGGTCATCGACGCACAGGCGATCCACGACATGGACGTGACCGCTGCCCAGCGCTTCGCCGAGCTGCACCGCGAACTCGCCGACGAGGGGGTTGACGTCAAGATCGCCGATGCCCCGCGGCCCTTCCTCGAGGAACTGGCCAAGGTCGGTCTTTCAGAAGAGATCGGCAAGATGGATTTCTTCGTTTCGGTCGGGAAAGCGGCCGAGGCGTTCACGCGGCAGCATGGCGATGCCGCCGTGCGCGCGGCGCGGCGCTGA
- a CDS encoding 3-deoxy-7-phosphoheptulonate synthase: MTTLDIDNINVTAFDPMPSPDDILALQPLPTHAAEVVRNSRDVLRQILDGRDHRLFVVVGPCSIHDPVAGLDYARRLRALAEEVRETLYLVMRVYFEKPRTTTGWKGYINDPDMDDSFHVDQGMSKARRFLLELAELGLPAGTEALDPIAPQYLGDLISWTAIGARTTESQTHREISSGLSTPVGFKNGTSGDVGIAVNAIVSASRPHSFLGINGQGRTAIVRTRGNRYGHLVLRGGDGRPNYDTVSVQIAEQALSKAGLPANIVIDCSHANSYKKHEWQPLVMADVVNQVRLGNRSLVGMMIESNLVAGNQAIPEDLSQLRYGCSVTDACVDWPTTEQMIRSAAGLLREVLPGRSR, translated from the coding sequence ATGACCACTCTCGACATCGACAACATCAACGTCACCGCCTTCGACCCGATGCCCTCGCCTGACGATATTCTCGCCCTGCAGCCGCTGCCGACGCACGCCGCCGAAGTCGTCAGGAACAGCCGCGACGTCCTGCGGCAGATTCTGGATGGCAGAGACCACCGCCTCTTCGTTGTCGTCGGCCCGTGCTCGATCCACGATCCGGTGGCTGGCCTCGACTACGCCAGGCGGCTGCGGGCGCTGGCCGAGGAAGTCCGTGAAACGCTCTACCTGGTGATGCGCGTGTACTTCGAGAAGCCACGGACGACGACCGGCTGGAAGGGCTACATCAACGATCCGGACATGGACGACTCGTTCCACGTCGACCAGGGGATGAGCAAGGCGCGCCGCTTCCTCCTCGAACTGGCTGAACTGGGTCTGCCCGCCGGCACCGAGGCCCTCGACCCGATCGCTCCGCAGTATCTCGGTGACCTCATCAGCTGGACGGCAATCGGCGCCCGCACCACCGAGTCGCAGACCCACCGCGAGATATCCTCGGGTCTGTCGACCCCGGTCGGGTTCAAGAACGGTACCAGTGGCGACGTCGGCATCGCCGTCAACGCCATCGTCTCGGCGTCGCGGCCGCACAGTTTCCTGGGCATCAACGGCCAGGGCCGCACGGCGATCGTGCGCACGCGCGGCAACCGCTATGGTCACCTGGTCCTGCGCGGCGGCGACGGGCGACCGAACTATGACACGGTCAGCGTGCAGATCGCCGAACAGGCCCTGTCCAAGGCGGGACTGCCGGCCAACATCGTCATCGACTGCTCACACGCCAACAGCTACAAGAAGCACGAGTGGCAGCCGCTGGTGATGGCCGACGTGGTCAACCAGGTCCGTCTCGGCAACCGGTCACTGGTCGGCATGATGATCGAGTCGAACCTCGTCGCCGGCAATCAGGCAATTCCGGAAGACCTCTCGCAGCTCAGGTATGGATGCTCGGTCACCGATGCCTGCGTCGACTGGCCAACCACCGAACAGATGATCCGCAGTGCCGCCGGGCTGCTCCGCGAGGTGCTGCCGGGCCGCAGCCGCTAG